From the Primulina tabacum isolate GXHZ01 chromosome 15, ASM2559414v2, whole genome shotgun sequence genome, one window contains:
- the LOC142526013 gene encoding uncharacterized protein LOC142526013: MPPRKKQSKGASSSSNYDAHKFWDEKAEENYAKILNKSIVKERGFDLSFPRTGIGFMITARHWEEFSKPPPDAVISLVREFYANLKVKHDHLKVLVRGKMVAFDAHTINTMYGIPPIMYDEYEEYRAEEVDYDNILQTICIEGAKWRMRDNV; this comes from the coding sequence atgcctccaagaaagaaacaatcAAAGGGTGCATCCTCGTCTTCAAATTATGATGCACACAAGTTTTGGGATGAGAAGGCGGAGGAGAATTATGCTAAAATTCTAAACAAAAGCATTGTGAAAGAGAGGGGATTTGACTTGAGCTTCCCACGAACTGGAATCGGATTCATGATTACTGCTAGGCATTGGGAGGAGTTTAGTAAGCCACCACCGGATGCGGTTATTTCATTGgtaagagaattttatgctaaccttaaggttaagcaTGATCACTTGAAAGTTTTGGTGCGAGGCAAGATGGTAGCTTTTGATGCTCATACAATCAACACAATGTATGGTATCCCTCCAATCAtgtatgatgaatatgaagaatatCGGGCCGAGGAAGTTGATTATGATAACATTCTTCAGACTATTTGCATTGAGGGAGCGAAGTGGCGAATGAGAGACAATGtatga